The DNA sequence CGGCGATCTCGCGCTCGATGCGTTCGATGATGCCCTTGCGCACCCCGTAGGGGGCCACCAACAGGTTGCGGTAGGAGTCCTTGCGCGAGTATCCGGTCAGCGAGTTGAACAGGTCGGTCAGGTCGGCGCCGATGTCGGGCGCGGCGGTCAGCAGACCGATGTCCTCGTAGAGCCGCGCCGTCTTCGGGTTGTAATTGCCCGTCCCGACATGGCAGTAGCGGCGGATCATCGAGCCCTCCCGACGCACCACCAGGCAGGTCTTGCAGTGTGTCTTGAGGCCGATCAACCCGTACACCACGTGTACACCGGCTTGTTCGAGAGCACGTGCCCACTTGATGTTGGCCTGCTCGTCGAACCGCGCCTTGATCTCGACCAGCGCCACCACCTGCTTGCCGGCCTCGGCCGCGTCGATCAAGGCGTTGACGATCGGGGAGTCGCCGGACGTGCGGTACAGGGTCTGCTTGATCGCCAGCACGTTGGGGTCGGCGGCGGCCTGTTCGATGAAGCGCTGCACCGTGGTCGAGAACGAGTCGTACGGATGGTGGACCAGCACATCACCGTCGCGCAACGCCGAGAAGATGCTCTTGGGGGTCTCGCGTTCGCCGAATGCCGGGGGAGTGGCCGGCACGAACGGGCGGTCTTTGAGAGCCGGCCGGTCCACGCTGTACACCTGCCACAGCGAGGACAGGTCGAGCAGGCCGGCGACCTCGACCACATCTCCGGGGTCCACGTCGAGTTCGCGGAGCAGCAACTCGAGCATGCCCTCGGTCATGTCGTCGGAAACCTCCAGGCGCACGGGGGAACCGAAGCGCCTACGGGCCAGCTCGCGCTCCAGGGCCTGCAGCAGGTCTTCGTCGCGGTCCTCCTCGACCTCGAAATCCGCGTTGCGGGTGATCCGGAACGCGTGATGTTCGACGATCTCCAGGCCGGGGAACAACACCGGCAGGAATGCCGCGATCAGCTCCTCCATCGGCAGGAAGCGGACGATGCCGGGATCAGCCGAACGGTCGGACAATTCGACGAACCGGTCGACGTTGTCGGGCACCTTGATGCGTGCGAAATGCTGGCCGCCGTCGTCGGGATGTTTGACCGTGATCGCCAGATTGAGACTCAGACCGCTGACGAACGGGAACGGGTGGGCCGGATCCACCGCCAGCGGGGTGAGCACCGGGAACACCTGCTCATGGAAATAGGTCGACAGCTCGGCGCGTTCGGCGTCGTCGAGTTCGGCCCACGTCACGATGACGATGCCCTCCTCGGCCAGCGCCGGCCGCACGCTCTCGAGGAACACCCGGGAGTGGCGGCCGGCGATCTGCCGAGTGCGTTCACTGATGCGGCGCAGCTGTTCGCGCGGCGACAGGCCGTCCGCAGAGCGCACCGACAACCCCATCTCGTCGCGGCGCTTCAACCCGGCGACGCGCACCATGTAGAACTCGTCGAGGTTGGAGGCGAAGATCGCCAGGAACTTCAGCCGTTCCAGCAGCGGCAGGCTCGGGTCGGCGGCCAGCGCGAGGACCCGGGCATTGAAGTCGAGCCAACTCAACTCGCGGTTGAGGTAACGGTCTTCCGGCAGCGGGTTCTCCACCTGCGGCGGGGTCGCCGCCGGTGGTGCCTCCGGCGCGGGCCCGACCCCGGCCGTGATCATCGGCAGGCCGTTCGTCGCTTCGGGACTATCCGGTCGCGTCTGCGCTTCGGTCATGGCTCTGATGATCCCCTATCTGCCGGGCGTCCTGCTACCGAGATCGGTCATTGTGTGCAGCCGAAGAGGCACCGTGTTCGATTGCCCGAGTGGTCGCTGTTCCCACCCCGAGTCGCCGGGCTTGGGCAAGGTCTTCCGGGGTGTCGATGTCGTGCCGCAGGCCGGGCCAGGCGCCGATCAGCTCGACCGCCCCCGAGTCGCGATGACGCTGCGCGGAATCGGTCCCGAACCGGGGTGCCAGCGCGACGCCGAACGAGAACAATGCTGACGTCCCCGTTCCGTGGCGGTCGGCCACGAAGCTGCGCCGGTGGCTGCGCGCCGCGGCGATGGCCTCGGCAAGCTCCGTCGTGCGCAGCGCCGGCAGATCACCTTGCAACGCAACGACGTTGGCGGCATCTCGGCGCACGTGTGCGTCCGCCGCCCGCAGCGCGTTGTTCAGCGGATCCCGGTGACCGTCGGGGGTCGGGTCCGCGAGCACAAGGCCGCCGAGCCCTCGAGCGGCCTCGGCGGCCGTGTGGTCGGGGGTGACGACGATGACGTTCGCCACGGCCGGTACCGCGGCTGCTGCGGTGATGGTGTCGACGAGCATCGCCAAGACGACGTCTTCGCGGGCGGGTCCCGAAAACACCGGAGCCAGCCGTGTCTTGGCAGCGCTGAGCCGTTTGACGGCGATCACCAGACCGACGTCGGCCACGGTGTTGTCGCTGCCGCTCACGAGGCCATCCTGCCAGCCCTGCGCTGGCGGCTACGCTGAAGCCGTGGTCGAGGCGGCGGTGATGGGTGCGGGAGCGTGGGGATCAGCGCTGGCCAAAGTGCTGGCCGATGCAGGCAACCGCGTGACCCTGTGGGCCCGTCGCCCGGAACTGGCCGATGAGATCAACCGCACTCACCACAACCCCGACTACCTCGACGTGGCGTTGCCCTCCGCCATCCGCGCCACCAGCGATCACACCGAAGCGCTCGCCGGTGCCTGCACGGTGCTGCTCGCGGTTCCGTCGCAGTCGCTGCGGGCCAACCTGACGAGTTGGTCCGACTGCATCGGGCCCGACGCCACCCTGGTCAGCCTCGCCAAGGGCATCGAACTGGACACCCTGATGCGGATGAGCCAGGTCATCACCCAGGTGACCGGTGCCGATCCGGCCCGAGTCGCCGCGCTCACCGGTCCGAATCTGGCCAGCGAGATCGCGCGCGAGCAGCCGGCCGCCACCGTGGTGGCATGCAGTGACTCCGGCCGGGCAGTGGCCGTTCAGCGGGCACTGGCCACCGGATACTTCCGCCCCTACACCAATTCCGACGTCATCGGCGCGGAGATCGGGGGTGCCTGCAAGAACGTCATCGCGCTGGCCTGCGGCATGGCTGCCGGCTCTGGTCTGGGCGAGAACACCGCGGCGGCCATCATCACCCGCGGCCTTGCCGAGATCATGCGGCTGGGAATCGCCTTGGGTGCCAAGCCCGCCACGTTGGCCGGGCTCGCCGGTATCGGGGATCTCGTGGCGACCTGCATGTCGGAGCATTCGCGCAACAGATCGTTCGGTGAGCGGCTGGGCCGGGGCGGCACCATGCAGGCGGCGATGGCTGCCACCGGCGGCCATGTCGCCGAAGGCGTCACCTCCTGTCAGTCGGTGCTCGCCGTGGCCGCCAGCTACGACGTCGAGATGCCGCTGACCGAGGCCGTGCACCGGGTGTGCCACAAGGGACTGTCCGTCGACGAGGCGGTGGCGCTGCTCCTCGGCCGTTCCACCAAGGCGGAGTAGCGTCATGGCCCGGGCACACGGAGATTCCACTCGTAGTGTGAAAGCCGTTGGCACCGAACCGATTCCGGGTTCGCCCATCGGCCCGGTGCCGACTTCGGCGGCGGCCTACCACCTGTCGCGCGACGAGGACGCGGGAGTGGACACCTACGGTCGGGCGTCCAATCCGTCGTGGCGGCACCTGGAGTCGGCACTGGCCCAACTCGAGGGCGCCGCCGCGGCGGTGACATTCGGTTCGGGCATGGCCGCCCTGTCGGCGGTGTTGCGGATCCTGGCCGAGCCGGGGCGCACCGTCGTCGTCCCCGCCGACGGGTACTACCAGGTGCGCGCGTACGCCGAGGAATTCCTGGCCGCTCGCGGAGCCAAGGTGGTCCAGGCGAGCTGCGCAGAGATGTGCGACGCGGCCATCGGCGCCGACGTGGTGCTCGCCGAGACGCCGTCGAATCCCGGTCTCGATGTCGTCGACCTGCATCGCCTCGCGCTGACCTGCCGATCGCAGGGCACAGTGCTCGTGGTCGACAACACCACCGCGACGCCACTGGGCCAGCAACCGTTGTCGCTGGGCGCCGACCTGGTGGTCGGCAGCGCCACCAAGGCGCTTTCCGGTCACCACGACGTCCTGGCCGGTTACGTCGCCGGCAGCCATCCCGATCTCATCGAGCGGGTGTTGCGTGAGCGTCTGCTGGCCGGGTCGATTCTCGGTGCCTTCGAAGCGTGGCTGGTGCTGCGCAGCCTGGGTTCGGCCGGTCTGAGGTTCGAGCGTCAATGCCACAACGCCGCTGCGGTGGCGCTGATGCTCAGTGCCCACCCCGCGGTCCGTTCCGTGCGCTATCCCGGCCTTCCCGACGATCCGTCGCATCCGGTGGCCGCAGCGCAGATGCGCCGCTTCGGAGGCCTGGTGTCGGTGGAACTGGCCGACGCCGAGGCGGTGCACGCGTTGGTCGAACGCAGTCAGCTGCTGGTCGCCGCGACGAGCTTCGGCGGTATCCACTCCTCGGTGGACCGCCGCGCCCGGTGGGGTGATCCGGTCAGCGCCGGTTTCGCCAGGATCTCGCTGGGAATCGAGGACACCGACGACCTGCTCGGTGACCTCGACGAGGCGCTCAGCGCCCTGTGACGCCTCAGGCGAGGCCCGCGGCGTCGGGGCCGGACGGTAGCCTCTCTAGGTTGTGACTGCCCGCACCCGTGTCGCCGTCGTCTACGGCGGCCGCAGCTCCGAGCACGCGATCTCCTGCGTCTCGGCAGGCAGCATCCTGCGCAACCTCGACCCCGAGCGCTTCGAGGTGGTCGCCGTCGGCATCACCCCCGAGGGGTCCTGGGTGCTCACCGACGCCAAGCCCGAGACGCTGGCCATCACCGACGGCACGCTGCCCGGGGTGAGCGGGGCGTCCGGAACCGAGTTGGCGCTGGCCGCCGACCCCGGCCGGCGGGGTCAGCTGGTGTCGCTGGGAGAGGGTGCCGGCGAGATGCTGGCCGCAGTCGACGTGGTCTTTCCGGTGCTGCACGGACCCTACGGCGAGGACGGCACCATTCAGGGCCTGCTCGAACTGGCCGGCGTGCCGTATGTGGGAGCCGGGGTGTTGGCGTCGGCGGCCGGGATGGACAAGGAATTCACCAAGAAGCTGTGGGCGGCCGAGGGGCTGCCGATCGGTGATCACGTGGTGCTGCGTCCGAAACGGGCCACGCTGTCGCTGGAGGAGCGGGAGCGCCTCGGCCTGCCCGTCTTCGTCAAACCCGCCCGTGGTGGCTCGTCGATCGGGGTCAGCCGGGTCGACAGCTGGGATCAGCTGCCCG is a window from the Mycolicibacterium poriferae genome containing:
- a CDS encoding NAD(P)H-dependent glycerol-3-phosphate dehydrogenase, giving the protein MGAGAWGSALAKVLADAGNRVTLWARRPELADEINRTHHNPDYLDVALPSAIRATSDHTEALAGACTVLLAVPSQSLRANLTSWSDCIGPDATLVSLAKGIELDTLMRMSQVITQVTGADPARVAALTGPNLASEIAREQPAATVVACSDSGRAVAVQRALATGYFRPYTNSDVIGAEIGGACKNVIALACGMAAGSGLGENTAAAIITRGLAEIMRLGIALGAKPATLAGLAGIGDLVATCMSEHSRNRSFGERLGRGGTMQAAMAATGGHVAEGVTSCQSVLAVAASYDVEMPLTEAVHRVCHKGLSVDEAVALLLGRSTKAE
- a CDS encoding D-alanine--D-alanine ligase family protein, translated to MTARTRVAVVYGGRSSEHAISCVSAGSILRNLDPERFEVVAVGITPEGSWVLTDAKPETLAITDGTLPGVSGASGTELALAADPGRRGQLVSLGEGAGEMLAAVDVVFPVLHGPYGEDGTIQGLLELAGVPYVGAGVLASAAGMDKEFTKKLWAAEGLPIGDHVVLRPKRATLSLEERERLGLPVFVKPARGGSSIGVSRVDSWDQLPAAIDAARRHDPKVIVEAAVAGRELECGVLEFPDGRIEASTVGEIRVAGVRGREDGFYDFETKYLEDGAELDVPAKVDDDVAEQIRALAVRAFTAMDCQGLARVDFFLTDNGPVINEINTMPGFTTISMFPRMWAASGVDYPTLLATMVDTAIARGTGLR
- a CDS encoding cystathionine gamma-lyase — translated: MARAHGDSTRSVKAVGTEPIPGSPIGPVPTSAAAYHLSRDEDAGVDTYGRASNPSWRHLESALAQLEGAAAAVTFGSGMAALSAVLRILAEPGRTVVVPADGYYQVRAYAEEFLAARGAKVVQASCAEMCDAAIGADVVLAETPSNPGLDVVDLHRLALTCRSQGTVLVVDNTTATPLGQQPLSLGADLVVGSATKALSGHHDVLAGYVAGSHPDLIERVLRERLLAGSILGAFEAWLVLRSLGSAGLRFERQCHNAAAVALMLSAHPAVRSVRYPGLPDDPSHPVAAAQMRRFGGLVSVELADAEAVHALVERSQLLVAATSFGGIHSSVDRRARWGDPVSAGFARISLGIEDTDDLLGDLDEALSAL
- the cofC gene encoding 2-phospho-L-lactate guanylyltransferase; this encodes MSGSDNTVADVGLVIAVKRLSAAKTRLAPVFSGPAREDVVLAMLVDTITAAAAVPAVANVIVVTPDHTAAEAARGLGGLVLADPTPDGHRDPLNNALRAADAHVRRDAANVVALQGDLPALRTTELAEAIAAARSHRRSFVADRHGTGTSALFSFGVALAPRFGTDSAQRHRDSGAVELIGAWPGLRHDIDTPEDLAQARRLGVGTATTRAIEHGASSAAHNDRSR
- a CDS encoding RNA degradosome polyphosphate kinase, with protein sequence MTEAQTRPDSPEATNGLPMITAGVGPAPEAPPAATPPQVENPLPEDRYLNRELSWLDFNARVLALAADPSLPLLERLKFLAIFASNLDEFYMVRVAGLKRRDEMGLSVRSADGLSPREQLRRISERTRQIAGRHSRVFLESVRPALAEEGIVIVTWAELDDAERAELSTYFHEQVFPVLTPLAVDPAHPFPFVSGLSLNLAITVKHPDDGGQHFARIKVPDNVDRFVELSDRSADPGIVRFLPMEELIAAFLPVLFPGLEIVEHHAFRITRNADFEVEEDRDEDLLQALERELARRRFGSPVRLEVSDDMTEGMLELLLRELDVDPGDVVEVAGLLDLSSLWQVYSVDRPALKDRPFVPATPPAFGERETPKSIFSALRDGDVLVHHPYDSFSTTVQRFIEQAAADPNVLAIKQTLYRTSGDSPIVNALIDAAEAGKQVVALVEIKARFDEQANIKWARALEQAGVHVVYGLIGLKTHCKTCLVVRREGSMIRRYCHVGTGNYNPKTARLYEDIGLLTAAPDIGADLTDLFNSLTGYSRKDSYRNLLVAPYGVRKGIIERIEREIAATRDGAEGRIRLKANALVDEQVIDALYRASQAGVRVEVVVRGICALRPGVPEFSENIVVRSILGRFLEHSRIIHFRAIDEYWIGSADMMHRNLDRRVEVMAQVKDPRLSAQLDDIFESATDPQTRCWELGPDGRWTASPQEGQTVRDHQVSMMERHRYS